The following coding sequences are from one Candidatus Dependentiae bacterium window:
- a CDS encoding superoxide dismutase: MAKFVLPELPYAFDALEPYIDARTMEIHHDKHHAGYVNNLNNALEGYPQYQDKSLEDLVINYDKLPKGLQTVVRNNAGGHLNHSLFWTMMKKDGGGQPRDKVLKAIRAEFGEFDAFKEQFTAAAKTVFGSGWAWLCVDENGRLQVTTTSNQDSPLKQGLFPILGLDVWEHAYYLKYQNKRPDYISAWWHVIDWDRVEDDFIIATE; encoded by the coding sequence ATGGCAAAATTTGTACTTCCTGAATTACCATACGCTTTTGATGCATTAGAACCTTATATTGATGCACGTACTATGGAAATCCATCATGATAAGCACCATGCAGGGTATGTGAATAATCTTAACAATGCATTAGAGGGCTATCCTCAATATCAAGATAAATCATTGGAAGATTTAGTTATTAACTATGATAAGTTGCCTAAAGGTCTGCAAACGGTAGTGCGCAATAATGCCGGTGGTCATTTGAATCATTCATTGTTTTGGACAATGATGAAAAAAGATGGTGGTGGACAACCGCGTGACAAAGTACTTAAAGCGATTCGCGCAGAATTCGGTGAGTTTGATGCTTTCAAAGAACAATTTACTGCAGCTGCAAAGACGGTATTTGGCAGTGGGTGGGCATGGTTATGTGTTGATGAAAATGGTCGTTTACAAGTAACAACGACATCAAATCAGGATTCACCTCTTAAACAAGGTTTATTTCCTATTTTGGGGCTTGATGTGTGGGAGCATGCCTATTATCTTAAATACCAAAATAAGCGTCCCGATTATATTTCTGCTTGGTGGCATGTCATCGATTGGGATCGTGTTGAAGATGATTTTATCATTGCAACAGAATAG
- a CDS encoding septum formation initiator family protein, producing the protein MLVIDVKRICSRLLFVGELVLFSWMYLFGAHGFNQLVHLKSECYEMVEQIAQKKQEMLQLQEQIIAWNVHSFCKEKMAREQLQMARKDEVIYLVS; encoded by the coding sequence ATGTTAGTTATTGACGTGAAACGTATATGCTCTCGTTTATTGTTTGTGGGTGAACTTGTGCTGTTCAGTTGGATGTATCTTTTTGGTGCACATGGATTTAATCAGTTAGTGCATCTCAAATCAGAATGTTATGAAATGGTTGAGCAGATTGCTCAAAAAAAGCAAGAGATGCTGCAGTTGCAAGAGCAGATTATAGCATGGAATGTGCATTCATTTTGTAAAGAAAAAATGGCTCGCGAGCAGTTACAAATGGCACGTAAAGATGAGGTTATCTATTTGGTAAGTTAG